Genomic DNA from Pongo abelii isolate AG06213 chromosome 22, NHGRI_mPonAbe1-v2.0_pri, whole genome shotgun sequence:
ctcaatgtaCTTCCATCCTATAGGACCAGATCCTGTACCTCTGGAGGGACCAGGCCATGCTcaaatttatatcatttttatagttCAAAATATACAGAAAGACAATTCATCCCACCATGTAACTGAATTTCTAGCCCTCTGTGGCCTTTTGTACTTTTCCTAAATCCCCTAGGAGTTAAGAGGCCTGGACTGGGAAACACAGATAGAGACACAGAACACcctgagcctctgagacttgcctGGGCATCAAACCCCACCAGAAGGGCCCCTGGAGCCCTCTCCCCTGGGTAGGAGCCACTCCTCTGGGCTGCATGCATGCTGGGCTATGGCTGATCATCACTGACATCACCAGGCACCAAGCAGCCCACCTCCCTCCCTGGTGGGGTCCACAGTCAGGGCTACTACCCCTTCACCTTCACATTCTCAGCACCTGGTGCAATTTCCAGCACATGGGAGGACTCACTGCAtcgtgaataaatgaatgcttgAGAAGTAAAAGTATCAGATAAAATTGGAAACATTTAGCAGAAAGAACCAAAAAGACGTGGTGGCCAATTGGATATTATTTGCAGAAGAAATGGAGACTTAGATCAGATGTCTAGCTGGGGTGACCAAGGACTTAGTTGGCAATCAAGAAAATACACTGCAAGCGAAAGCAGTGCTTGCTGCTTTTCACACGGCAGTGCTGTCGCGAGTGGCTGTGCTTTTTGCGGAGGAGATGCATTAGGTGTTCTGGGTTAGACTTACAGGTTTGCAGTGTTTGGGATAAAACCAAATGGAAATGGGAGGCTCCATACAGGGATCTGGGGCCTCCCTAAGTGCCCAGATGGAAGAGGGGGTGCATGGCCCCCCAGGAACTACTGTGAACCTGACGGGAAATGGCTCACACCACTGTCCACCCTTTCCCAATTGCCACTTGCTCTAAAGCCCTTGGGGGGACTTCATGCACCAGAGAGAGTGTGGGGAGTCAGTTCTAGGAACGTTCCACCCTCATGCCATCATTGACAGGGGCTTCTCTAGCCTGGCATTCCAGAAGCCACAGCTACCCAGACAAGCAGAGTTCCCTGGCGATGGCCCAGAGGCGCTGGGATTAGGATAGATGGATCTCTCCTGCAGCCAGCACAGGCCCCCGGGACACTCTATTTGCAGACCTTATACCCTGTCTACTTCAATATTATGCTCTGGAGCCAAAGGTAGGTGAGGGTGCGTCAACGGACCCAAATATAGACTCGGGACTTTACAAACTGAAAGGCATCTCATAGGACTAAACATGAAACTTGCACTAATAAGCATTCTCTAGGTTTTAAACACAAACAAGGAAGGGGCGGGAGTTGTTGACACTCCAGGTGGGACAACAGGCCAGGGAGACATATAAAAGCCAACATCCCTGAGCACCTAACACAAGGACTCACTCActtactcactcactcacccactcactcccATCTCCTCCAGCTCAACCCCCAGCATGGCCGCATCCACTATGTCCATCTGCTCCAGCGACCTGAGCTACAGCAGCCGCGTCTGCCTTCCTGGTTCCTGTGACACTTGCTCTGACTCCTGGCAGGTGGACGACTGCCCAGAGAGCTGCTGTGAGCCCCCCTGCTGCGCCCCCAGCTGCTGCGCCCCAGCCCCCTGCCTGACCCTCGTCTGCACCCCAGTGAGCTGTGTGTCCAGCCCCTGCTGCCAGGTGACCTGTGAGCCCAACCCCTGCCAATCAGGCTGCACCAGCTCCTGCACGCCCTCATTCTGCCAGCAGTCTAGCTGCCAGCCGGCTTGCTGCGCCTCCTCCCCCTGCCAGCAGTCTTGCTGCGTGCCCGTCTACTGCAAGACTGTCTGCTGCAAGCCTGTGTGCTGTGTGCCCATCTGCAGTGGGGCTTCTTCATGCTGCCAGCAGTCTAGCTGCCAGCCAGCTTGCTGCACCTCCTCCCCCTGCCAGCAGGCCTGCTGTGTGCCCATCTGCTGCAAGCCTGTCTGCTCTGGGATTTCCTCTTCGTGCTGCCAGCAGTCTAGCTGTGTGAGCTGTGTGTCCAGCCCCTGCTGCCAGGCGGTCTGTGAGCCCAGCCCCTGCCAATCAGGCTGCACCAGCTCCTGCACACCCTCGTGCTGCCAGCAGTCTAGCTGCCAGCCAGCTTGCTGCACCTCCTCCCCCTGCCAGCAGTCCTGCTGCGTGCCTGTCTGCTGCAAGCCCGTCTGCTATGCGCCCACCTGCTCTGATGATTCCTGTTCATGCTGCCAGCAGTCTAGCTGCCAGCCAGCTTGCTGCACCTCCTCCCAAAGCCAACAGGGCTGCTGCGTGCCCGTCTGCTGTAAGCCTGTGTGCTGTGTGCCCGTCTGCTCTGGGGCTTCCACTTCATGCTGCCAGCAGTCTAGCTGCCAGCCAGCTTGCTACACCACCTCTTGCTGCAGACCCTCCTCCTCTGTGTCCCTCCTCTGCCGCCCCGTGTGCAGGCCCGCCTGCTGCGTGCCCGTCTCCTCCTGCTGCgcccccacctcctcctgccaGGCCACCTGCTGCCGCCCGGCGTCCTGTGTGTCTCTCCTTTGCCGCCCCGCAAGCTCCCGCCCAGCCTGCTGTGGCCCCACCTCAACCCAGAAGTCCAGCTGCTGAGTGGTCTCCTTAAGATCATCCAAAACCTGAGTGCTCACTGCCACCTGCACCCCTGGATTCTTTACCCTTGACAGCTCTCCACATCCCGCTCCTGAGCCCTGCAGTGGACGTCGGTGGTCAGCTGTACACCCAGTGTGCGCTTCTCCTCCTAGCAGCAGCTCAGCTGTTTCTCCAAGTCTTGACTTTCCCCCGATTACCCAGCCTTGCCTCCCCAGCAACAGGTGGGCAGTGACCCCAGCAAGGCCAGCAGGTCCTCACAGGCCATGGCCTGGGGTGGGGAGCAGTGGCGAGCCCTGTTCCCCCCCTGCTGAGGGCCTgagcctctttctctgtcttccctgACCACGGGAGCAGGTCAGACCCTTCTAATAAATTCCTTTCCTAAAAAGTACAACTGGAATTCATTCTTGTTGTTCACAACCAAAGACCCCTGCCTGATGCCCCCAACCCGTGGGTGGTCCTGGGCTGCTCCCACGCCACGGGTCCCTGTCCTTCCCAGGCGTCCTGGCAGCCCTGCACCACCCTCACCACACGGATGTCCAAGGGGTAGGCAGGCCTGAGGGATGGGAGAGGCGAGTGATCCAACAGCAGCGCCTGCCCTGGGTGGGGCTGCTTTGGGGGCTCCCCAGAAACTGGGTTGTGTCCAGCCCCTGGCTCCAGAAAGGAAACCCCATGGCCATGTGCAGAACGGGTCCACACAGTGGGCAGGGACGGCCGTCCTGAGGcccgctggccaggctggccctTGGCTGGCGTCTGGGAACTGGGATTTCCAAGGGGCTCCCCGAGCCCCGCCTCACTGGGCCTGTGCTGTTTGTACAAGGTGGTTTAGGCCGAACACTCACGGCCCCGCTGGGAGTCTGGAACTGCAGCGCAGCCCAGGCAGAAGCTGCTCACGTGACCAGTCCCCGGGTACACCACCAGGCAGAGCATCCCCAACATCACACACACGGCATCCCAGCTGCTTGCAGGGGGAGTGAGGCACATCCTGCGTGACCCCCACCCCAGGAGAGGCCTCCAAAGCTGAGCCTGGAGCCCCTGGACTCGGCCCCAGGAACCTTTCCCTTGGCCGATTTTGCTCAGTGTCCTCCCTGTGGGAAATCACAGCCGTGACTACCGCGACCTGCGTGGCCTCCGTCCTCCTGGAGAATCGCCGCCCTGGGTGGTCTTGGGGACCCTGACACAGACCCCAAGCTGCCCTTCCCAAGCGACGACAATGCTGTCCTAGGACAGTGCTGGGCGCATTTCTGGTAGTGCTTCCTTTGACTCCTGCTCCAGACGGggtggagacagagaaggaggctGGGTGAGGCCAGGCCATCGTGGGTTTCAAGAGGAGCAGAGCCGTCCTGCGCCTGCAACAAGCTGTCCCTCCCCTGTGGTGGCCACAGAGGCTGTGGCCTGAAACTCTGGCGTGGGGCTGGAGCACCAGCTGGCAAGGAATAAGCCTCCACATGTCCCACCCGGCACTCCTCTGTCCCTACCCCAGCCCCCATGCAGAAGAAATGAGCCAGGCTTCTCTCTGGCACCAGGGCTGCACCCTAAGTTGGCATCCAGGCTTTGCCTCACTGGCTCCCCTCTGGTTCTCCAGGAGGCACCAAGGCGACCCTGTGGTGAGTCCCCCAACCACAGGCACCTGAATCCCACAGACGGCAAGACGGAGGAGCCTTGCTCAGAGAAGCACGCCCTCCTCTGCGGATCCCAGACTCGGCTCCTCCCCTAGGCATGGCCCCAGCAAGCATCCAGGCATGTGAGCCTCTGGGGAaacacaccccccacaccccgGGTGTGAACTTCAGGGGAGGTGTGCTGTGGGGGAAAAACATCAAGTTCCTTTCCAAGGGCAACAGGTAGAACTTCAGAACCTCCTGCAGACGAAGGGCATGCCAGAGTGGCTGGGCAGAGAGAGGCAGCCTCCTCCAAGGGGCCATTCTCAGCCCCACCACAGAAGCTGACGGTGGCTGAAACTGCCCTTTGTCAGCTGGACATTTACCATTTGACCCCGGTCAACCATGCCTACTGCCATCCTTGGTGAAAGAACCAATATCtcataaaaaatgcaaaaggcaCAAATCATTAGAGAAAATACTGACAATCTTGAATGCAGTAAAATGCACACAAAAGCACAAGCACACAATCAAAGTTTCCACCAATCCCATCCCAGAGAAGCCACCTGTGGGGCATCACGGGGAGACTGCGGGCTCACTATCTCCCTCCTGGGCACGTGGGCTGGCAGGTTCCAGCCACCTGCAGTTAGTTAGGGCCACACAATGAGTTTCTATTGGTTAAACGTGCATGGAGAGATGTCTGCCACTTCCGGGTCACAGGTTCTGGGAGCCCTGCTGCCTCTCTTCCTTGCCGGGCTATCTTGGAGGCTTACGTGCCAGAGAGTGGGTCCACAAGGTAAGGGCATGGCATGCTTGGATGGCAATGTGAGGAGTGGGGAAGGCCTTGTGGGCTTAAGCCATTGACATGTTGACTTCTGTTGGTTTCTGAACCAGCATTGATTACCTTCACCAACAGTATGTAACAAAAGATTCAAAttcagaatttataaagaaaacataaaaagaaatgaataaaagagaTGGAAATATGCAATTATAGGATAAGATGTCCAATGGTCAAAAATCATAGGATAAGATAGCCAATCTCACCTACCATCAAGACACCGtgcacaaaaattaactaggggTGAACCCTAGACTTAAATGTCAAAGATAAAATAATGAGATCTCTATATAAGATCACATCATCAGCAGAGACCGtctcacttctttcttttctatttcaggaccttttatttatttttcttgcctaattgctctggctagaacttccagcaccatgttaaatagaagtgacaagagtgggcatccttgccttgtttttgATCTTAGAGAAAgagctttcagcttttcaccaCTGAGTATGGCATCAGCTGTGGGCTTGTTGCATATGGCTTTTATCGTGATGAGGTGCATCTCTTCTATATCTATTTtcttgagagttttaatcatgaatGAATGCTGAATTTGTTCAAatgcttttttgcatctattgaggtgatcatgtgGCTTTTATCCCTAATGTTagtgtgatgtatcacatttattgatttatgtacgttgaaccattcttgcatccctgggataaatcccacttgatcatagtgaatgatctttttaatgtgctgttgaattcagtttgctagtctttttttgaggatttttgcatctatattcatcaaggacgttggcctgtagttttcttttcttgtaaagaCTCTACCTGTTAGTCTTCAAACTGTTAGGACTGACAAATTTAATAAAGTTGCaagttacaaaatcaacatacaaaaattaatagcatttctatatactaacaatgaacaatgaTCCAAAAAAGAGATTaagaaaacaataccatttacaatagcatttaAAAGAGTTTAGAAagatatttaaccaaggaggtgaaagatctgtacactgaaaactacaaaacattgatgaaagaagttagagaagacacaaataaatggaacaatgtcccatattcatggattacaagaattaatattgttaaaatgtccatactacctaaagctgtctacagagtcaatgcaatctctatcaatttcaatatcatttttacaaatacacagaaaagaacaatcccaaaattcatatgaaaccataaAAGACTCTGAATAGCCAACACAGTCTTGAGTaggaagaacaaaactggaggcaccACACTCCCtaatttcaaaatactttaaagCTATTGTAATCCAAACACCATGGGactgacataaaaatagacatatcaaccaatggaatgggatagaaatcCCAGAAACCAACCCAAGTATTTGTTGTCAATTTATTTGCCAAGAACAAATGATGGGGAAAGGACAGACTCTTCAATaaacagtgttgggaaaactcAATATCCATGTGCAGAAAACTAAAATTGAACCCTCATCTTACATCGTAtgcaaaaaatcaactcaaaatgcattGAAGACCTCAGCATAAGACTTGAAATGCGACACTGCTAGAAGAAAGCATAGTGGAAAATCTCCATTACATTGGTCCAGGCAATTATTCCTTgaataagaccccaaaagcacacccaacaaaagaaaacatagacaaatgggattgcatcaaacgAAAAAGCTGTACAGCCAAGGAGACAATCAACAGGGTGAAGAAACAACCCATGGATTGggaaaaaatatctgcaaaccatatatttgataaggggCTACTACTCAcaataaggaactcaaacaacccagtagcaagaaaataaataacccaatttaaaaatggacaaaacagcgtggcaacagagcaagaccctggctcaaaaaaatgaaactacataaacaaacaaaaatgggcaaaagacgtaaacagacatttctcaaaagaagccatTTAAATGGACAgcaggtatattttaaaatgctcaacatcactagtcatcaggaaaatgcacatTGAAGACACAATGAGACATTACCTCACACTTGTCAGAATGGTtcttatcaaaaagatgaaagtgaACAAGTGTTAGGGAGGATGTACAAAAGAGGGAAgtcttgtacattgttggtgggaatctaaattagtacaaccactacggGAAACAGTATagcggttcctcaaaaaactaaaaatagaacttgcCTATGATCCacaaatcccacttctgggtttatatctaaaataactgaaatcattcTGTTGGGGAGAggtctgcactcctatgttcatttCAGTCTTATTCACAATAGTCTAGGTATGGAATCAAAgttcatcaatagatgaatggataaagaaagtgtggcatatatacacaatggaatactattcagccatgaaaaggaaaaaaatcttgtcatttgtgacaacttgaatggacctggaggacattatgctaagtgaaataagccaggcacagaaagacaaatggcATGATTTGTATCTAGAATCTAAAACTGTCAAACTTAGAAACAGAGAGCAGAAAGGTGGTTACGAGAGGCCGGGGGCTGCCAGAGGAGAAGAATGGGGaagggagatgttgatcaaaggaaaCAACCTTTCCATCAAACTGGAGGAAAAAGCTTTAGTGACCTATTGCATTGCATGGTGACACATAAAAATAATGTGTTGCATACTTCAAAATTGGTAAAAGAATATACTTTTAATTTACCAGAAAAATGGTAAGTTGGTGAGATGATGGTTATGTTAAGTAGCTTgatttaatcttttttgttttgttttgttttttagacagtcttgctctgttgccagactggagtgcagtggcacgatagctcactgcaacctctgcctcccgggttcaagcgattcttgtgcctcagcctcccaagtagctgggactacaggtgcctgccaccacactcaactaatgtttgtatttttagtagagacagggtttcaccatgttggccaggatggtcttgatctcctgacctcatcatccacccgccttggcctcccaaagtgctgggattacagggcttgATTTAATCTTTCTACAATGCATGCAcagatcaaaacatcacattatagatcaaaacatcacattgtacccagTAAATacacacaattattatttgtcagtttaaaaattagtaactatgcaatgaatgaaataaaaataatgaagctCTAGAAGAACATATAGGGGAATGTCTTCATGATGTTGTGGTAGGCAAAGACTTTGGGAACGGGGTAAAAACACCACACATAAGAGAGTAAATTAGTAAATCGGATTTTACTACAATTAAGAGCGTCTCTTCATCAAATGATACTATTAATACCACAACACATCCATAAGCATGACTCAAATTGAAATAGATGACCGATACCGCGTGTCAGCAAATGTGTGCAGGAAATGGAACTCTCCTACATTTGCTggggtgggaatgtgaaatggaacaatccctctgaaaaacagtttggcagtgtcATAAACATGACACACACCCCCTTCATATGCCCCACACACTCCACCTCCTGTGTGTttacccaagagaagtgaaatCATATCACAAAGACTTGCTCACAAATTTTTAAAGACGCTTTTGCCACACAAGCCATGTGTCCATCGATACGTGGGTCAATTGTACTATAGAATTTGATTTATATGAAATTCCAGGAAAGACAAACCTATTTGAGATACAGAGGAGATCAGTCATTTCCTGGGGATTGATCATGAAAAGTACACCTGGGAACTCAGAGATGATGGAAAATCCAGATCTTGCTTGTGGTAGTGGTTACACGGGTGTATATTttctcaaaactcatcaaatggtAACTTTAAATAGGTACATTTTACAGCATGTAATCATACTTCAATAAAACtgacttttttaaaacttcatttttaaaccCCAGACTTGGATGAGTTATTTGCAATTCCCATACTCAGTGGTGCACTAAAGCCAGCATGCCCTGGCTCATGAGAGCTGACATGCACCCCTCTCTTCCCATCTCTGTGTTAAGTGACATTGTCTTGGTAGCTTGGATTTAGCTGGGTTGGGAGCATTCACACGTGGACATTGGCAAATGCAACCAATTgggacttttgtttttgttttcattacaaaaacaaaagctaGTTATTGAACGTTCACTGACACACTGCATATATACAACTCATATTCAGAATACATAATAAATTTCTGCAAATCAATAAGAAACACAAgtagccatattttaaaaagcaagcaaatgTCACCTCACAAGAAAAGATATCCGAGGTTCAATGAGTGGCTTTACTCATCAGGGATATGCACATTAGTGCAACAGTGCAATATTCCTACacactttccaaaataaaaaaattttaaaagactgatcaACCTCATTTTGTAAAGATACagaataaatggaattataaaatcAACTAGTGAGGATGTAAATTTCTTTAGAAAGTTGTTGGTATATGTTAAGCCAACATATGCCTATCTATGACCAAGCAGTTCCActtttgggagcacattgaagagAAATTAGTAAAAATATCAGTGAAAAAGTTTACAAGAATTTTTCTAGcagcactattttttttctttttctttttttttttttttgtttattttttttgaaatttttcttttttttttttattaagcatttattgatcattcttgggagtttctcggagagggggatatggcagggtcataggataatagtggagagaaggtcagcagataaacacatgaacaaaggtctctggttttcctaggcagaggtccctgcggccttctgcagtgtttgtgcccctgggtacttgagattagggagtggtgatgactcttaaagagcatgctgccttcaagcatctgtttaacacagcacatcttgcaccgcccttaatccatttaaccctgagttgacacagcacatgtttcagagagcagggggctgggggaaaggccatagatcaacagcatcccaaggcagaagaatttctcctagtcagaacaaaatggagtctcctatgcccacctctttctacacagacacagcaacaatctgatctctccttcctttccccacacgtcccccccttctcttcaacaaaaccgccatcgtcctcatggcccgctcccgatggtcgctatCTCTTCGGAGCTAGCAGCACTATTAATAGCAGCCAAAatctggaaacaatctaaatctCTAACACTGTGAAAGAGAATGGACAAATAACACGTTgtagaatttaatgcaatgggGCAGCAAAAAAAGAGtgaagtactgatgcatgcaGCAACATGGTGCTTCTCACAGACATTGTGCTGAACAAAATGAACCATAAAACAAAAGAGTTCCATAGAACAGGCAAAGCTAACCAACGAGGAGAGAAGGTAGAACAGCAACTAATACTTAGGGAGGAGGGACTAACAGAGAGACAGCACAAGGGATCATTTAGGATTCTGGAAATGTTCCACATCTTCCCCAAAATATTCTAAGGGGAAATATTTCCACCCAGAAATTATATCCAGCTAAGCTATCAATCAAATAGAAGAGCAGAATAAAGGCATTTTTAGTCATGCTATGGCTCAAAAATATATCTTCCTTGCACCCATTTTCAGAAAGTTACTGGAGGATGTGCTCCACCAAAACAAGGGCATaaatccagaaagaaaaagacaaggcaTCCAGGAAGTAATGGATCCAACATCAGAGAGAGATGAATGAAAATCCAAAGACAAGAGTGAAGGGAGATCCCAGGAAACCTGTGTAGCAGGCTGAGGGAGCAGCCAATAGAGACTGGTCCACACATACGAGAGCTCTAAGAGAGatgtttccaaaaaataaatgaagctaaTAGATTGTTATATTTGAACCTCTTGAGTGGAGCATGGGGATGAATGAGTCAGAGTTTGGAGAGAAGCAATTGTTAACTTCAAGAGgggaaaaacataaacaaaaacaaaacatgtacaaataaggaaatttaaTCTGGTTCCATTATTCAGACTTGGCTATGAacaatatttactttattataaTATACATTCTGAACACTGATTTAacaaaatattgatattttactGCCTTTGCCTTCTGAGGATGGGAAGGGGGAACTTTTTATGGGCCTGGTGATAAACAAGAGAAAGCACTTTCCTCCACAATAGGAAATCAGATCATATCTGAAATTGAAAATGCAAGAAATAACAGAGCATGTACATTGTTTAATAATTCTGAGATAAACAGGAGAACTAAGAAGAGCATCTGGGATGGGCCTTGGGAGGGATGCATGCCAGAGAGATGGGggtgttaaaggcattcagttttataaggaaagcagagcataaaagtttgaaaaatttgcagcctgactatgcaatagaaaagaaaaacccattttctagggagaaattcaagccggatgcagaaatttgcataagtagcaaggagcctaatgttaatccccaagaccatggggaaaatatctccaggccatgtcagagaccttcatggcagcacctcccatcacaggcctggaggcccaggaggaaaaagtggtttcatgggtccagggtccccatgctgtgtgcagcctgggtgaaaggagccaatgtacagctcagactgtggcttcagagggtggaagccccaagccttggcagcttccatgttgtgttgagcctgcaggtgcacagaagtcaagaattgaagtttgggaacctctacctagatttcagaagatatatggaaatgcatggatgcccaggcagaagtttgctgcaggggttgggccctcatggagaacctctgctagggcagtgcagaagggaaatgtagggccagggcccccacacagagtccctattggagcactgcctagtggagctgtgacaagagggccaccatcctccagaccccagaatggtagatctattgACACCTTggaccatgtgcctggaaaagctgctgacactcaacaccagcccatgaaagcagccaggacaGAGGCTGTACCccgcaaagccacaggggcggaaCTGTCcgagaccatgggaacccacctcttgcatcattatgacctggatgtgagacctggagtcaaacgagatcatttcagagctttaaaatttgactcccctgctggattttggacttgcatgggccctgtaaaatccctttgttttggccaatttctgccatttggaatggctgtattta
This window encodes:
- the LOC100445298 gene encoding keratin-associated protein 10-7 isoform X1 — encoded protein: MAASTMSICSSDLSYSSRVCLPGSCDTCSDSWQVDDCPESCCEPPCCAPSCCAPAPCLTLVCTPVSCVSSPCCQVTCEPNPCQSGCTSSCTPSFCQQSSCQPACCASSPCQQSCCVPVYCKTVCCKPVCCVPICSGASSCCQQSSCQPACCTSSPCQQACCVPICCKPVCSGISSSCCQQSSCVSCVSSPCCQAVCEPSPCQSGCTSSCTPSCCQQSSCQPACCTSSPCQQSCCVPVCCKPVCYAPTCSDDSCSCCQQSSCQPACCTSSQSQQGCCVPVCCKPVCCVPVCSGASTSCCQQSSCQPACYTTSCCRPSSSVSLLCRPVCRPACCVPVSSCCAPTSSCQATCCRPASCVSLLCRPASSRPACCGPTSTQKSSC
- the LOC100445298 gene encoding keratin-associated protein 10-12 isoform X3 is translated as MAASTMSICSSDLSYSSRVCLPGSCDTCSDSWQVDDCPESCCEPPCCAPSCCAPAPCLTLVCTPVTCEPNPCQSGCTSSCTPSFCQQSSCQPACCASSPCQQSCCVPVYCKTVCCKPVCCVPICSGASSCCQQSSCQPACCTSSPCQQGCCVPVCCKPVCCVPVCSGASTSCCQQSSCQPACYTTSCCRPSSSVSLLCRPVCRPACCVPVSSCCAPTSSCQATCCRPASCVSLLCRPASSRPACCGPTSTQKSSC
- the LOC100445298 gene encoding keratin-associated protein 10-12 isoform X2, producing the protein MSICSSDLSYSSRVCLPGSCDTCSDSWQVDDCPESCCEPPCCAPSCCAPAPCLTLVCTPVSCVSSPCCQVTCEPNPCQSGCTSSCTPSFCQQSSCQPACCASSPCQQSCCVPVYCKTVCCKPVCCVPICSGASSCCQQSSCQPACCTSSPCQQGCCVPVCCKPVCCVPVCSGASTSCCQQSSCQPACYTTSCCRPSSSVSLLCRPVCRPACCVPVSSCCAPTSSCQATCCRPASCVSLLCRPASSRPACCGPTSTQKSSC